From the genome of Phyllostomus discolor isolate MPI-MPIP mPhyDis1 chromosome 12, mPhyDis1.pri.v3, whole genome shotgun sequence, one region includes:
- the TIMM50 gene encoding mitochondrial import inner membrane translocase subunit TIM50 isoform X1, protein MGGAMWRQHKMASSAALALRLRSGLRLGTRGLCARLVTPPPRASDQAKEIGSHPSTKAQAQGSQQQRGKEGPSYAKKVALWLAGLLGAGGTVSVIYIFGNNSVDETGAKIPDEFDNDPILVQQLRRTYKYFKDYRQMIIEPTSPCLLPDPLREPYYQPPYTLVLELTGVLLHPEWSLATGWRFKKRPGIETLFQQLAPLYEIVIFTSETGMTAFPLIDSVDPHGFISYRLFRDATRYMDGHHVKDISCLNRDPARVVVVDCKKEAFRLQPYNGVALRPWDGNSDDRVLLDLSAFLKTIALNGVEDVRTVLEHYALEDDPLEAFKQRQSRLEQEEQQRLAELSKSSKQNLFFSSLTSRLWPRSKQP, encoded by the exons ATGGGCGGGGCCATGTGGCGTCAGCACAAGATGGCGTCCTCAGCGGCGCTCGCCCTACGCTTGCGGAGCGGGCTCCGGCTCGGCACGCGGGGCTTATGCGCGAGGCTGGTGACGCCGCCCCCCCGGGCTTCGGACCAG GCCAAGGAGATTGGGAGCCACCCCAGCACTAAGGCCCAGGCACAGGGGTCACAGCAGCAGCGGGGCAAGGAGGGTCCCAGCTACGCCAAAAAAGTTGCACTCTGGCTTGCTGGGCTGCTTGGGGCCGGAGGGACCGTGAGTGTCATCTATATCTTCG GAAACAACTCTGTGGATGAAACTGGTGCCAAG ATTCCTGATGAATTCGACAATG ATCCAATTCTGGTACAGCAGTTGCGCCGGAcatacaaatatttcaaagattatAGACAG ATGATCATCGAgcccaccagcccctgccttcTCCCAGACCCTCTGCGGGAGCCGTACTACCAGCCGCCCTACACACTGGTCTTGGAGCTCACTGGTGTCCTCTTGCACCCTGAGTGGTCG CTGGCCACTGGCTGGAGGTTTAAGAAGCGTCCAGGCATCGAGACCTTATTCCAGCAGCTTGCCCCTTTGTATGAAATTGTCATCTTTACGTCAGAGACTGGCATG ACTGCGTTTCCGCTCATCGACAGTGTGGACCCCCATGGCTTCATCTCCTACCGCCTCTTCCGGGATGCCACGCGATATATGGATGGGCACCATGTTAAG GATATTTCCTGTCTGAATCGGGACCCAGCCCGTGTGGTGGTTGTGGACTGCAAGAAGGAAGCCTTTCGCCTACAGCCCTACAATGGTGTTGCCTTGCGGCCCTGGGACGGCAACTCTGATGACCGGGTCTTGTTGGATCTGTCTGCCTTTCTCAAGA CCATCGCATTGAATGGTGTGGAGGATGTCCGGACTGTGCTGGAGCACTACGCCCTCGAGGATGACCCACTGGAGGCTTTCAAACAGCGGCAAAGCCGGCTAGAGCAG GAAGAGCAGCAGCGTCTGGCAGAGCTCTCCAAATCCAGCAAGCAGAACCTCTTCTTCAGCTCTCTCACTAGCCGCTTGTGGCCTCGCTCCAAACAGCCCTGA
- the TIMM50 gene encoding mitochondrial import inner membrane translocase subunit TIM50 isoform X2 has product MIIEPTSPCLLPDPLREPYYQPPYTLVLELTGVLLHPEWSLATGWRFKKRPGIETLFQQLAPLYEIVIFTSETGMTAFPLIDSVDPHGFISYRLFRDATRYMDGHHVKDISCLNRDPARVVVVDCKKEAFRLQPYNGVALRPWDGNSDDRVLLDLSAFLKTIALNGVEDVRTVLEHYALEDDPLEAFKQRQSRLEQEEQQRLAELSKSSKQNLFFSSLTSRLWPRSKQP; this is encoded by the exons ATGATCATCGAgcccaccagcccctgccttcTCCCAGACCCTCTGCGGGAGCCGTACTACCAGCCGCCCTACACACTGGTCTTGGAGCTCACTGGTGTCCTCTTGCACCCTGAGTGGTCG CTGGCCACTGGCTGGAGGTTTAAGAAGCGTCCAGGCATCGAGACCTTATTCCAGCAGCTTGCCCCTTTGTATGAAATTGTCATCTTTACGTCAGAGACTGGCATG ACTGCGTTTCCGCTCATCGACAGTGTGGACCCCCATGGCTTCATCTCCTACCGCCTCTTCCGGGATGCCACGCGATATATGGATGGGCACCATGTTAAG GATATTTCCTGTCTGAATCGGGACCCAGCCCGTGTGGTGGTTGTGGACTGCAAGAAGGAAGCCTTTCGCCTACAGCCCTACAATGGTGTTGCCTTGCGGCCCTGGGACGGCAACTCTGATGACCGGGTCTTGTTGGATCTGTCTGCCTTTCTCAAGA CCATCGCATTGAATGGTGTGGAGGATGTCCGGACTGTGCTGGAGCACTACGCCCTCGAGGATGACCCACTGGAGGCTTTCAAACAGCGGCAAAGCCGGCTAGAGCAG GAAGAGCAGCAGCGTCTGGCAGAGCTCTCCAAATCCAGCAAGCAGAACCTCTTCTTCAGCTCTCTCACTAGCCGCTTGTGGCCTCGCTCCAAACAGCCCTGA